Proteins from one Pseudomonas grandcourensis genomic window:
- a CDS encoding BMP family ABC transporter substrate-binding protein, with protein MHNRPLKKLLCAVAAAIGLSASLTAAAADPLKVGFVYIGPIGDHGWTYQHEQGRKELAEKFGSQITTNYVENVAEGADAERVIRNMAKDKYDLIFTTSFGYMNPTVKVAKQFPKVTFEHATGYKQDKNLGTYLARTYEGRYVGGFLAAKMTKTKKVGYVASFPIPEVIRDINAIQLALNKYNPGTEIKVVWVNSWFDPGKEADAANALIDQGVDVVFQHTDSPAPIQAAERRGVYAVGYASDMAHFGPKAVLTSIVNDWGPHYVQATQSVIDHDWKSRDYWGGLKEGTVELPISDLVPATVKSEAEQLIADIKSGALQLFTGPIKDQAGVEKIPAGVSATTAELASMNYYVEGMKAEIPK; from the coding sequence ATGCACAACCGTCCATTGAAGAAGCTGCTTTGCGCCGTTGCGGCGGCCATCGGTTTGAGCGCCAGCCTGACTGCCGCAGCCGCCGATCCGTTGAAAGTCGGCTTCGTCTATATCGGTCCGATCGGTGACCACGGCTGGACGTATCAGCATGAACAGGGGCGCAAGGAACTCGCGGAAAAATTCGGCTCGCAAATCACCACCAACTACGTGGAAAACGTCGCCGAAGGCGCCGACGCCGAGCGGGTGATCCGCAACATGGCCAAGGACAAATACGACCTGATCTTCACCACCTCCTTCGGCTACATGAACCCGACCGTGAAAGTCGCCAAACAGTTTCCCAAGGTGACCTTCGAACACGCCACCGGCTACAAGCAGGACAAGAACCTCGGCACTTACCTGGCGCGCACTTACGAGGGCCGCTACGTCGGCGGCTTCCTTGCGGCGAAGATGACCAAGACCAAGAAGGTCGGCTACGTCGCCTCGTTCCCGATCCCGGAAGTGATCCGCGACATCAACGCCATCCAGCTGGCCCTGAACAAGTACAACCCCGGCACCGAGATCAAGGTGGTGTGGGTCAACTCGTGGTTCGATCCGGGCAAGGAAGCGGACGCCGCCAACGCGTTGATCGACCAGGGCGTGGACGTGGTGTTCCAGCACACCGACAGCCCCGCGCCGATCCAGGCCGCCGAACGTCGCGGCGTGTATGCCGTAGGCTACGCTTCGGACATGGCGCACTTCGGACCGAAAGCGGTGCTGACCTCCATCGTCAACGACTGGGGCCCACACTACGTTCAGGCCACCCAAAGCGTGATCGACCATGACTGGAAATCCCGGGACTACTGGGGCGGCTTGAAGGAAGGCACCGTTGAACTGCCGATCAGCGACCTGGTGCCGGCGACAGTGAAGAGCGAAGCCGAGCAACTCATCGCCGACATCAAGAGCGGTGCGCTGCAACTGTTCACCGGGCCGATCAAGGACCAGGCCGGGGTCGAGAAAATCCCTGCGGGCGTGAGCGCGACCACGGCAGAACTGGCGTCGATGAATTACTACGTGGAAGGCATGAAGGCCGAGATTCCGAAGTAA
- a CDS encoding 2-oxoglutarate and iron-dependent oxygenase domain-containing protein, with amino-acid sequence MNQLPIIDITPLYSEDPTAWPAVAAQIDLACREWGFFYIKGHPISTARIDALLDHAKHFFAQPTAEKLKIDITQTRHHRGYGAIATEQLDPSKPSDLKETFDMGLHLPAGHPDVLAEKPLRGPNRHPSIPGWEALMEQHYVDMQALAQTLLRAMSIALGIESDFFDTRFNDPVSVLRMIHYPPRHTASSEEQQGAGAHTDYGCITLLYQDAAGGLQVRNVKGGWIDAPPIEGTFVVNLGDMMARWSNDRYLSTPHRVISPLGVDRYSMPFFAEPHPDTRIECLPGCQDTLHPAKYPATTCAEFLLSRFADTYAYRRELETV; translated from the coding sequence ATGAACCAACTCCCCATCATCGACATCACCCCGCTCTACAGCGAAGACCCAACCGCCTGGCCAGCCGTGGCCGCACAAATCGACCTCGCCTGCCGCGAGTGGGGTTTCTTCTACATCAAGGGCCATCCGATCAGCACGGCGCGAATCGACGCCCTGCTCGACCACGCCAAACACTTCTTCGCCCAACCCACCGCCGAAAAACTCAAGATCGACATCACCCAGACCCGTCACCATCGCGGCTACGGCGCCATCGCCACCGAGCAATTGGACCCAAGTAAACCCAGCGACCTCAAAGAAACCTTCGACATGGGCCTGCACCTGCCGGCCGGGCACCCTGACGTACTGGCGGAAAAACCCTTGCGTGGCCCCAATCGCCATCCGTCCATCCCCGGCTGGGAAGCGTTGATGGAACAGCACTACGTCGACATGCAAGCCCTCGCGCAAACGCTGTTGCGGGCCATGAGCATCGCGCTGGGGATTGAGAGCGATTTCTTCGACACACGCTTCAATGACCCGGTCAGCGTGCTGCGGATGATTCATTACCCGCCGCGCCACACCGCCAGTTCCGAAGAGCAGCAAGGTGCCGGGGCGCACACCGATTACGGCTGCATCACCCTGCTCTATCAGGACGCCGCCGGTGGCTTGCAGGTCCGCAACGTCAAAGGCGGATGGATCGACGCACCGCCCATCGAAGGTACGTTCGTGGTCAACCTCGGCGACATGATGGCGCGCTGGAGCAATGACCGTTACCTGTCGACGCCGCACCGGGTGATCAGCCCCCTCGGCGTGGATCGTTATTCGATGCCGTTCTTTGCCGAACCGCACCCGGACACCCGCATCGAATGCCTGCCCGGCTGTCAGGACACTTTGCACCCGGCGAAATACCCGGCCACCACTTGCGCCGAGTTCCTGCTCTCGCGCTTCGCCGATACCTACGCTTATCGACGGGAACTGGAAACGGTGTGA